A portion of the Deltaproteobacteria bacterium genome contains these proteins:
- the trpS gene encoding tryptophan--tRNA ligase yields MTKKRILSGMRPTGALHLGNLHGALNNWIDLQNSGDYDCYYFVADWHALTSEYNNTDLIREQALDMVIDWLSVGLDPVKSTLFIQSSIKEHAELFIILSMITPLSWLERNPTYKEMKEELVEKDLSTFGFLGYPVLQAADIIMYKAYGVPVGVDQLPHVELTREIARRFNFLYREIFPIPEPLLTDVPKLLGIDGRKMSKSYDNSIYISDREDALKTKIGAMFTDPQRMRKRDPGRPELCNVFTFHQIYSLPDDVQEISRECKGAGIGCTDCKRSLADRIIKGMQQIHARQDYFRGHIDEVKSIIEDGNTRATRIARKTMEEVREAVKI; encoded by the coding sequence TTGACAAAAAAGCGGATATTAAGTGGTATGCGCCCCACGGGGGCGCTCCATTTGGGAAATCTTCACGGGGCTCTGAATAACTGGATAGATCTCCAGAATAGTGGAGATTATGACTGTTATTATTTTGTAGCCGACTGGCACGCATTGACCAGTGAATATAACAATACTGATCTGATTAGAGAACAGGCACTTGATATGGTCATTGACTGGCTCAGTGTTGGTCTGGACCCTGTAAAGAGCACATTATTCATCCAGTCCAGTATCAAGGAGCATGCTGAACTTTTCATTATTCTGTCAATGATAACACCACTATCATGGTTGGAAAGAAATCCCACGTATAAAGAAATGAAAGAGGAGCTGGTGGAGAAAGATCTTTCCACTTTCGGATTTTTGGGTTATCCGGTCCTCCAGGCAGCGGACATCATCATGTACAAGGCTTACGGCGTGCCTGTGGGAGTAGATCAGCTTCCCCATGTGGAACTTACGCGGGAGATTGCCAGGCGCTTCAATTTTCTTTATCGGGAAATCTTTCCCATCCCGGAGCCCTTGCTCACCGATGTACCGAAACTTTTAGGTATTGACGGGCGAAAAATGAGTAAATCATACGATAATTCCATATACATAAGTGATCGTGAAGATGCATTGAAAACAAAGATAGGCGCTATGTTTACTGATCCGCAGCGCATGAGGAAACGTGATCCGGGGAGACCGGAACTTTGTAACGTTTTTACCTTTCACCAGATTTATTCTCTCCCCGATGATGTTCAGGAAATATCAAGAGAATGTAAAGGGGCAGGGATCGGCTGTACGGACTGTAAAAGATCTCTTGCAGATCGGATAATAAAGGGTATGCAGCAAATTCATGCTCGTCAGGACTACTTTCGGGGACATATCGATGAGGTCAAGAGTATTATCGAGGACGGAAATACCAGGGCGACCAGGATAGCTCGCAAGACAATGGAAGAGGTTAGGGAAGCCGTAAAAATCTAA
- a CDS encoding segregation/condensation protein A, with translation MGYEVKLDIFEGPLDLLLYLIKKNEIDIYDIPIALITEQYLKHIEIMKNLNLDVAGEYLLLASTLIHIKSKMLLPVQEDETQENEDEQDPRSELVKQLLDYQAFKEASIQLEQRPLLERDVFKRGYSVENQCSERGDDETDVELSVFELVEAFYRIISTMGKTEFMEIDVEKMSLTDRINEIMGRLAEGKKLTFVELLGDYSDKKMILYTFLAILELMKLRMIRVYQASSFGVIRVALATER, from the coding sequence ATGGGATATGAGGTTAAACTCGATATATTTGAAGGTCCCCTGGATCTGTTACTTTATCTCATTAAAAAGAATGAGATCGATATATATGATATCCCCATCGCTCTCATTACAGAACAGTATCTTAAGCACATAGAAATAATGAAAAATCTCAATTTGGATGTTGCGGGGGAGTATCTGCTTTTGGCGTCGACACTAATCCATATAAAGTCGAAAATGCTCCTACCGGTTCAAGAAGATGAAACTCAGGAAAATGAAGACGAGCAAGATCCCCGTTCGGAACTTGTCAAGCAATTACTTGACTATCAGGCCTTTAAGGAAGCGTCGATACAACTGGAACAAAGGCCCCTTTTGGAAAGGGATGTCTTTAAAAGGGGATATTCTGTTGAGAACCAGTGTTCTGAAAGAGGAGACGATGAAACTGATGTGGAACTGAGCGTTTTTGAACTTGTAGAAGCTTTTTACAGAATCATTTCTACTATGGGAAAGACAGAATTCATGGAGATTGATGTTGAAAAAATGTCTCTCACCGATAGGATAAATGAAATTATGGGAAGGCTTGCCGAAGGGAAAAAACTGACATTTGTGGAATTACTGGGAGATTACTCAGATAAAAAAATGATCCTCTATACTTTTCTTGCGATCCTAGAACTAATGAAATTGAGAATGATCAGGGTCTATCAGGCCAGTTCTTTTGGTGTGATCAGGGTCGCTCTCGCCACGGAACGATAA
- the scpB gene encoding SMC-Scp complex subunit ScpB, with translation MEETKAIIEAIIFASEFPISIDKIREVLHDVEKNVIIRILQDLIKEYQERRGGFFLQEVAGGLQFRTRADLSYWINKLMRGKPAMLSHAAMETLAVVAYKQPVVKAEIDRIRGVDVGSSLKGLLEKKLVRIMGRKDVPGKPIMYGTTKKFLEVFNLKDLSELPTLKELKDLQAET, from the coding sequence ATGGAAGAGACAAAGGCAATAATAGAAGCCATTATATTTGCTTCAGAATTTCCGATTTCTATTGACAAAATCAGGGAAGTTCTGCACGATGTTGAAAAAAATGTAATTATCCGCATACTTCAAGATCTGATTAAGGAATATCAAGAAAGGCGAGGTGGTTTTTTTCTTCAGGAGGTTGCAGGAGGGCTTCAGTTCAGGACAAGAGCAGACCTCAGTTACTGGATCAACAAATTAATGAGGGGAAAACCGGCAATGCTGTCACATGCGGCTATGGAAACCCTTGCTGTCGTTGCATATAAACAACCGGTGGTGAAAGCGGAAATTGACAGAATTCGGGGTGTCGATGTCGGCAGCTCTCTAAAAGGATTGCTGGAGAAAAAACTCGTGAGAATTATGGGCCGAAAGGATGTTCCCGGGAAACCCATCATGTATGGTACAACGAAGAAGTTTCTTGAGGTATTTAATTTAAAAGACCTTTCAGAACTGCCGACCCTGAAGGAACTGAAAGATTTACAAGCGGAAACATAA
- a CDS encoding pseudouridine synthase, giving the protein MKERIQKIIASAGISSRRTAEKMIVEGRVSVNNAIVRQLGAKADIEEDEIRVDGKLILPETSKVYLMLNKPKGYMTTLHDPQGRPVVKDLLADIAERVFPVGRLDYDSEGLLLMTNDGDFALRIQHPRFRIPKTYRVKIEGNLASSAIKALSEGIKLNDGKFKPDSFHIDKKNPKSCWLTMTIAEGRNRVIRRGFESLGHSVTRIIRTTISDVGLGDLKEGTYRHLTRKEIQHLLSCSKY; this is encoded by the coding sequence ATGAAAGAACGTATTCAAAAGATTATAGCCAGCGCAGGGATTTCATCAAGGCGCACTGCCGAAAAAATGATCGTGGAGGGAAGGGTTAGCGTAAATAATGCAATTGTGAGGCAACTGGGTGCAAAGGCGGATATTGAGGAGGATGAAATTCGGGTAGACGGTAAGTTGATTTTGCCTGAAACGTCAAAAGTCTACCTGATGCTGAATAAACCGAAGGGATACATGACGACTCTTCATGATCCTCAGGGGAGGCCGGTTGTTAAGGATTTACTTGCCGATATAGCGGAAAGGGTCTTTCCTGTCGGACGGCTGGATTATGATTCTGAAGGGTTATTGTTAATGACCAATGATGGTGATTTTGCCTTGAGAATACAACATCCCCGGTTCAGGATTCCAAAGACTTACAGGGTTAAGATTGAAGGAAATCTGGCAAGCAGCGCGATTAAGGCGCTTTCAGAAGGTATAAAGTTAAATGACGGGAAGTTCAAGCCGGATAGTTTTCATATTGATAAAAAAAATCCGAAAAGTTGCTGGCTTACCATGACCATCGCAGAGGGAAGAAACAGAGTGATCCGAAGGGGTTTTGAGTCATTGGGTCATTCAGTTACCAGGATCATCCGGACGACTATTTCAGACGTCGGTTTGGGTGATCTGAAAGAAGGGACGTACAGACACTTAACCAGAAAAGAGATTCAGCATCTGCTGTCATGCTCGAAATATTAA
- a CDS encoding integration host factor subunit beta: MNKSGLIEALSKKENLTEKKAIDVVSLVFKGFTDALKKGGRIEIRGFGSFVVRKYTAYTGRNPKTGKNIKVAPKKLPFFKVGKELKAKVDGKK; this comes from the coding sequence ATGAATAAGTCTGGACTTATTGAGGCTTTAAGCAAGAAAGAGAACTTGACAGAGAAAAAGGCGATTGATGTAGTTAGCCTGGTTTTTAAGGGTTTTACCGATGCACTTAAAAAAGGAGGCAGAATAGAAATCAGGGGCTTTGGTAGTTTTGTTGTAAGAAAGTATACTGCCTATACTGGCAGGAATCCTAAAACGGGGAAAAATATCAAAGTCGCTCCGAAGAAACTGCCTTTTTTCAAAGTAGGAAAAGAACTTAAGGCGAAGGTAGATGGTAAAAAGTAG